A single window of Rana temporaria chromosome 1, aRanTem1.1, whole genome shotgun sequence DNA harbors:
- the LOC120924777 gene encoding protein ALP1-like, which produces MGSLMAMLILLFMKMKRRRAIESRRRLRRYWVHPLTSQRLSIGYFALMFGELRTHGDKFYNYTRMSVESFDELLGLVRGRIIRQRTNMRRCISEEERLLLTLRYLATGASFTSLHHQFLMGISTVSTIVHDTCIAIWEELKSTVMPEPTISLWEEIAEEFWEKTNFPNCIGALDGKHIRLIKPPNSGSRYFNYKKYFSIVLLGLSDANMRFVAVDVGAYGSSGDSRIFRNSMMGQRLHYGDFNVPQPRPLPGTAGPDLPLVVLGDEAFALSTHLLRPYTRHGLTAKKRIFNYRLSRARRMVECAFGICTAKWRVLLTAMHLEVDHAVNVVLACCVLHNFLRGKEIAHNEPPLPVCEEHRGSVTTSRPSNHALQVREHFSDFFLSDDGQLPWQYDYV; this is translated from the exons ATGGGTAGTTTGATGGCAATGCTCATCTTGCTATTCATGAAAATGAAGAGGAGAAGAGCTATCGAGTCCAGAAGACGTCTCCGTCGTTACTGGGTGCACCCTTTAACCTCACAGCGTCTTTCTATTGGCTACTTTGCCCTGATGTTCGGTGAACTTAGAACCCACGGTGATAAGTTCTATAACTACACAAGGATGTCGGTGGAGAGTTTTGACGAATTGTTGGGGCTTGTTCGAGGACGAATCATCCGACAAAGGACCAACATGAGACGATGCATAAGTGAGGAAGAACGGCTGTTACTTACTTTAAG ATACCTTGCCACTGGAGCGAGTTTTACCTCACTTCATCATCAATTCCTAATGGGGATTTCAACTGTGTCAACCATAGTACATGACACCTGTATTGCCATTTGGGAGGAGTTGAAGAGCACAGTCATGCCGGAACCAACAATCAGCTTGTGGGAAGAGATAGCGGAGGAGTTTTGGGAGAAGACAAACTTTCCGAATTGTATTGGAGCATTAGACGGGAAACATATCAGGCTCATCAAGCCACCAAACTCTGGTTCCCGCTATTTCAACTACAAGAAATATTTCTCCATTGTGCTGCTGGGACTGAGTGACGCAAACATGCGCTTTGTAGCGGTGGACGTTGGAGCATACGGGAGCTCTGGAGATTCACGAATTTTTAGAAATTCCATGATGGGACAGCGTCTGCATTATGGGGATTTTAATGTACCACAGCCAAGGCCTCTACCAGGTACTGCTGGACCAGATCTACCCCTGGTAGTGCTAGGAGATGAGGCATTTGCCTTATCCACTCACCTCCTCAGGCCCTATACTAGGCACGGTCTTACTGCCAAGAAGCGCATCTTCAATTACCGCCTTAGCCGTGCACGCAGAATGGTGGAGTGCGCCTTCGGTATTTGTACAGCTAAATGGCGTGTACTGTTGACtgcaatgcacttggaagtggatCACGCTGTCAATGTGGTTTTGGCATGCTGTGTTCTCCATAACTTTCTAAGGGGAAAGGAGATTGCACACAATGAACCACCATTACCTGTTTGTGAAGAGCACAGAGGGAGTGTTACTACCAGTCGCCCAAGCAATCATGCTCTACAAGTCCGTGAACATTTTTCTGATTTTTTCCTTTCTGATGATGGACAGTTACCGTGGCAGTACGATTATGTTTAG